One window from the genome of Dermacentor silvarum isolate Dsil-2018 chromosome 7, BIME_Dsil_1.4, whole genome shotgun sequence encodes:
- the LOC125947018 gene encoding zinc finger BED domain-containing protein 4-like — MMAANRSTSDIWYHFTKLADGKAKCRYCRAALSMSSGSTGNLKRHLTKKHPTVPLSRVEPSRSRSPSACGESVDDPAAPASAPLPSPSSTRSLSQLSDYSNVSESGLMSPVSTSTASSTPFSTPGPRSNLLSQSLLTRYVDAVKPVSAQKKRMIDVQLLKMICKEYHPFSLVEDKEFRKLVNILNPNYSLPSRKTLTNSLLPAIHSELLDKIKLALLDAPAVCLTCDAWTNINNVSFYALTAHYIDQTTCLRSCLIECSEFSNRHTSRNIAAWVNEVLERFAIRNKICAVITDNAANMKAAVTELTLRHLGCFAHTLNLVVTDAISASIGAKLDKAKSIVQYFKRSSSALAKLREMQTSLNKDQLKLKQDVPTRWNSTFDMLERLMKNKEPLVSTLALLGYKDKLEELEWTELAHAVKVLTVFNDVTTEISAEANVSLSKTTVLSRIMTRKVKQYLETNRDAPETIVKLANELIDGLTRRFGNRESNELISQSIFLDPRFKSQGFGDDAKFKSTKKALVLMVKATIQSTEPGSSNEPETPVQTSSVWDEFDASLSSLQEKQDPTAQAVVEIDKYLNEPYLNRINDPLKWWESRKLTYPNLYAVAIKRLCIPATSVPCERIFSKAGQICTEKRSRLTSDKVSKTLFINHNIHLM, encoded by the coding sequence ATGATGGCAGCAAATCGCTCAACCAGCGACATTTGGTACCACTTCACAAAATTGGCGGATGGCAAGGCGAAATGCAGATACTGTCGAGCTGCGCTCTCCATGTCATCTGGCTCGACTGGAAATCTTAAACGGCATCTGACGAAGAAACATCCCACAGTGCCCCTCAGCCGAGTTGAACCCAGCCGCTCCCGATCACCTTCCGCGTGCGGCGAGAGCGTCGACGACCCTGCTGCTCCGGCCTCGGCGCCGTTGCCAAGCCCTTCAAGTACAAGGAGCCTGAGCCAATTATCGGACTATTCGAATGTATCAGAAAGTGGTTTGATGTCGCCAGTTTCGACTTCGACGGCTTCGTCAACACCGTTCTCCACACCTGGGCCCAGATCAAACCTGTTATCGCAGTCATTATTGACTCGATATGTTGATGCAGTTAAACCAGTCTCAGCGCAGAAAAAAAGGATGATTGATGTTCAATTACTCAAGATGATTTGCAAAGAATACCATCCGTTTTCTCTAGTTGAGGATAAGGAATTTCGAAAACTTGTTAATATTTTGAATCCAAATTATAGCTTACCGAGCCGTAAGACACTCACAAATAGTTTGTTGCCCGCTATTCATAGCGAACTCCTAGATAAAATTAAATTAGCTCTGCTTGATGCCCCAGCTGTTTGCTTGACATGTGATGCATGGACTAATATCAACAATGTTAGCTTCTATGCCCTTACTGCTCATTACATTGATCAGACTACATGCTTACGATCGTGTCTGATTGAATGTTCAGAGTTTTCCAATAGACACACGAGTCGCAATATAGCTGCTTGGGTAAACGAAGTTTTAGAAAGATTTGCCATCCGAAATAAAATTTGTGCTGTTATCACTGACAATGCTGCTAATATGAAAGCAGCTGTTACGGAATTAACTCTTAGACACTTGGGCTGTTTTGCGCATACTTTGAATTTGGTCGTCACAGATGCCATTTCGGCATCCATTGGGGCAAAACTTGATAAAGCTAAATCCATTGTCCAGTACTTCAAGCGAAGCAGCTCGGCACTCGCGAAACTTCGTGAGATGCAAACGTCACTTAATAAAGATCAGCTTAAATTAAAGCAAGATGTTCCCACTAGGTGGAATTCCACCTTTGATATGTTAGAGAGATTAATGAAAAACAAAGAGCCACTCGTTTCAACTCTAGCGTTACTTGGATACAAAGATAAATTAGAAGAACTAGAATGGACAGAACTGGCCCATGCTGTTAAGGTCTTAACTGTATTTAACGATGTAACCACAGAAATTTCTGCTGAAGCAAATGTGTCATTGTCTAAAACGACCGTTTTGTCCAGGATAATGACAAGAAAAGTAAAACAATATTTAGAGACTAATAGAGACGCTCCAGAGACTATTGTAAAGCTTGCAAACGAACTCATAGATGGTCTGACACGGCGATTTGGTAACAGAGAATCAAACGAATTAATTTCTCAATCAATATTTTTGGACCCACGGTTTAAGTCACAAGGCTTTGGGGATGACGCGAAGTTCAAGTCGACTAAGAAAGCGCTTGTTTTGATGGTAAAAGCGACTATCCAAAGTACGGAGCCTGGATCAAGCAATGAGCCCGAGACGCCTGTTCAGACCTCATCAGTATGGGATGAGTTTGACGCGAGTTTGAGCTCCTTGCAAGAAAAACAAGACCCTACAGCTCAGGCCGTAGTTGAGATAGATAAGTACCTAAACGAGCCGTACTTGAACCGCATTAATGATCCGCTTAAGTGGTGGGAAAGTAGAAAACTCACCTACCCGAACTTGTATGCAGTGGCTATAAAAAGGCTTTGTATTCCCGCGACAAGTGTACCGTGTGAAAGAATATTTTCTAAAGCTGGCCAAATTTGTACCGAAAAGAGGAGTCGTCTCACTTCTGATAAAGTCAGCAAAACATTGTTTATTAACCATAACATACATTTGATGTAG